The sequence tgttttctttattattttggttaggtcagggtgtgacatgggggatttatgtgttttgtcttgtctaggggttttgtatgtttatggggtgtttgctagtctaggtgtttgtatgtctatggttgtctagattggttctcaatcagaggcagctgtttatcattgtctctgattgggaaccatatttaggcaaccatattctttagggatttcgtgggttattgtctatgtattGGTTGCTTGTGCCtgcactttatatatatatatatagcttcacgtttgttttgttgttttgattagtttgtgtTCTTCGTTTTCgtgttaaataaatagaagaatgtattcgtatcacgctgcgccttggtcctcctctcttccaccttacaacgaacgtgacacagagtgatctccagccttgtcctcgtcaacactcacacctgtgttaacaagagaatcactgacatgatgtcagctggtcctttgtggcagggctgaaatgcagtggaaatgtttttttgggattcagtgcatttgcatggcaaagagggactttgcaattcatctgatcactcttcataacattctggtgtatatgcaaattgccatcatacaaactgaggcagcaaactttgtgaaaattatatatttgtgtcattctcaaaacttttggccacgactgtacatatgagatgagtaatgcaaaatatgtaaacattattaaagtgactagtgttacagttattaaagtggccagtgatttcaagtctgtgtatatagggcagcagcctctaatgtgctagtgatggctatttaacagtctgatggccttgagatagaagctgtttttcagtctctcttgtactgacctagccttctggatgatagcagggtgaacaggcagtggctcgtgtggaggttgtccttgatgatccttTTGGCATTCCTGGTcctggtgctgtaggtgtcctggagggcaggtagtttgcgatgggcagaccgcaccaccctctgtagagccctGCGATTGCAGGCagtgcagtttccataccaggcggtgatacagcccgacaggatgctctcagttgtgcatctgtaaaagtttgtgagagtTTTATGTgcaaagccaaatttcttcagcctcctgaggttgaaaaggcacTGTTGCGCCTCCTTCAGCACACTGACTCTgccgtttcctgaagtccacgatcatctattttgttttgttgactgagtgagaggttattttcctggcaccacactcccagggccctcacctcctccctgtctcgtcattgttggtaatcaagtctactactgttgtgtcgtctgcaaacttgatgattgagttgaaggtgtgcgtggccacgcggtcatgggtgaacagggagtacaggagggggctaagcacaccagtgttgaggatcagtgaagtggaggtgttgtttcctaccttcaccacccgggggcggcctgtcaggaagtccaggacccagtttcacagggcggggttcagacccaggtccttaagcttaatgatgaacttggagggtgctatggtgttgaatgctgagctatagtcaatgaacagcattcttacataggtattcctcttgtccagatgggatagggcagtgtgcagtgcgatggcgattgcgtcgtctgtggatctattggggcggtaagcaaattgaagtgggtctagggtgtcaggtaaggtggaggtgatatgatccttgactagtctctcaaagcacttcatgatgacagaagtgattgCTACGGGGCGAtcgtcatttagttcagttacatttgctttcttgggtacaggaacaatggtggacatcttgaagcacgTGGGGACAACAGacggatagggagagattgaatatgtctgtaaacactccagtcagctggtttgcacatgctctgaggccagcagctttgcgagggttaacgtgtattgttttgtagtttctaggtattactgcactgttgaagcttgaaacacaagcatttcgctgcacctgcgataacatctgcaaatctgtatacgcaaccaataaactttgatttgagatGAGCGAAGCGCCAGAATCACATACCAATGAGCCATCTCAAAGTAATTTGATGACAGCAACCCCATCATACAGTATGAAATAGGCCAATATAAATGTAAAAGTCTGTTTTTTATAGAATAATATGTTATGTAATGTCTGTTGTGGAACTGGTTATGTAAGGGAGTAGTGTAAAGGGTGGGTATTTCTTATGTCCAGAACTGAGGGGCCAATTGTGCTCTAAAGAAAATAAAAATTGAAGGTATTTGATCCCTTGCTCATATAAAGGCAAGTGGGCTCGAGTCAGGAAGTTTCTATGGTGATAACATGTCAATAACACATCAGTGTGTGGGTCATAATATGTTGATTTATCTGATTCTAAAATACAAATCATATATATCAGGTTCTCTCTATCTATCATACATTAATTAACCAGCACTgttcctctctttcccttcctccctccactaTGTCCTTCCTCTGGCAGCTGGAGCCATCTCCATACAGTCTCCTCAGCAGAGTCTGACCAGGCCTGTCCAACAGGATGTGTTGTTCTCTGTGGACATCTCCTGTGTTGGGACTCCCACCATACAGTGGACCTTTATGTCTGGCAGGGTGAGCAGAGACATTGGGGCGTGGCAACCTGGTGGGTATACCAATGTATCAGAGGACTACATGGACAGAGTCCACACATACACTAATGGGTCTATGGGACTGTCGGACCTACGTATTCAAGACGCCGGCTTCTACGTGATCACTGTGACTGAACTGTCCGGGAGCAGCAAAGATGAAGGCTTTGTCTTGAAGGTGGAAGGTGAGTGAATAGTGGGCGCAGGCCTGTATCACAATGTGGCATTTTGCTTTAGGGTACAGTGTTAGTGTTTCATCATAGCTGACATTTACAAGAACCCCTTTATGGAACTGTTTTCTTCTCAGTCCTGGAGACGGTTTCTGTAGCGGCCTTATGGTGTTAATGAACAGTATCTTTACAAGTAGTTCAGTACAAGTGACCTTCATTTCTGAGTAAGCTAGTTAGCGGAAGTGAGAATGAACATGgtgtgttctccctccctgtgttGTAGAAGTTCTGTATGAGGACCTCCAGTACCTGGCAGTGTTTGCTGTAGGGCTGGCCTCCCTGGCTGGCTTTCTCATGGTCTCCATGTGGCTCATGGACAAAGCCTACTGCCGGATCAAGGCATGGAGACAGAGGCAGCAGATGCCAGGTAAATTATTTTAGAATGCTTTTTGGTGTAATAGATACATTTAGTAATTCAACGACTCAAGTTTAATTGTTCTTGTGTGTACTCGGTTTGTGTGTCATTGAATCTCATGTTTTCTCTCTCCAGAGAATGATGTAACTGACCTGCAACCTCTCTGATATGAAGATCTGAGACAGCCAGATGACACTGCCCAAAAACCAATCTGAGCTAAAATTAAAGACTAATGTTAAGCGTCCACAGCGTGTAAATATGACCAGGTTACTGATTCCAGGAACAGATGAAGGATTGTCAACCTACGTGCCTCAAGACTAGCTGCATGTATTATTTTACTGTACACACAACAGCAGATATTAGTCCATGCTATTTTATGTAAGGAAACACACTGACAAGTGGAAAcaaataatatatttattttcacAGCTGAGTTTTTTTACTGTAACAacatttgaaatatatatatttttacattgacACGGGTAAGTCAAATGTCCAAGCAATTCTACTAACATCAATGCATGATTTCCACAAAAGTGGATCAAGTTAGGATTCAGCCCATAGAAAACAttcagagacagcaagagagagagagagagtgataggggcCAGACCTAAGGACAGGGGGTGAGGGCAGCCATGAGAAGCTCCATCTTGTAGACAAAGTTGCGTCCCTCCATCTTACTCCAGTGGACCTCCTTGTAGGGCCCTCGCAGGTGGTTCCACTTCCCATCCTGGATGACGTCAGACTTGGGCAGCTCCTTGCTCTGGCTGCGTGGGAACTGGACCAGGACCTTACAGCCACTCTCTGGACCATTACGCACTGGAGAAGATACAACACATTAATTTGGACAAATGTTACCATTAGCTTATACATTTCAGTCATTATATTAGTTTTCAGACTAAATTAGTTGTTTAAGGTGTATGACATCCAATATGccagattgattgattgaagacGGTACCCGAGATGGCGTATTCCCCATTGGAGGAGGCGACGGTGATGGCCGAGGCATTACCGATGCTCTCCACAGAGCCCAGGCCCACATGGTTACTGAAGCTCAGAACATGCCAACCCATCACCTTAGCCAGCTGCTGTACCGCATGGACCTGGTGCTGAGACATCTGTAGTACCAGGGGACAGACAcaggggacactgttactgacacTGGTTCAGACAGGCAGCTACAAAAAGGCTACATCAATACTTTGAAATTGATTTGAATAAAAGTTTCCCTGGAGCAATAAGCCAAGTGAAGAACTAGGTCTAGCAAATGTTATGCACTTTAGAATATATAGGTGGCTTCTAGCTATACTTGAGTGTAATACTGGGTACATAAATAGCAGTTAACGGTGATGTGACAGCAGTCAGTGAGTCCCTTGACCTGGGAGAGAAGAAAGTCCTGCAGCTCCTGTTCCTGGTGAGAGAGTGTGATGACACGGCCGTCCCTGTGCACCACTCGTATCTGCTCAACCCCTATGTTCAGCTGCAGCTGGATAGacctgcacacacccacacagaaggTCATGGAACATTCTTTTTCCATGGTCAAAGTTTATTGCTAGAcaatactttttatttttaccGAACGTTGAAAAAGCTGAATAATTGCCCAATTAAATTGGTGGTAATTCATTAAGGTGAAACCTCTTCTTCTGTTGTTCAAGCACGGAACCTAACTTTTTCCCTTTTAATTTATTCTCACcatatatccaggctgtatcacaaccggccgtgattgggagtcccatagggcggcgcacaattggcccagtgtcggccgggtttggccagtgtaggccgtcattgtaaataagatatttttcTTAACCAACTTGCTTAGAAGATATGTTGACACTTCCTGGCCCAGAAGTATATTCTCTAAACACTGTCCCTTAAACAATGTAGAAAGAGTACTCTCTGCCTCTGTTCTCCTGGCTTTAACAGTACTCTGTCTCTGTTGCTCTAGCCTAGCCAGTCCTCCTGGCTTTAACAGTACTCTGTCTCTGTTGCTCTGGCCAAGCCAGTACTCCTGACTTTAACAGTACTCTGCCTCTGTTGCTCTGGCTTTAACAGTACTCTGTCTCTGTTGCTCTGGCCTAGCCAGTCCTCCTGGCTTTAACAGTACTCTGCCTCTGTTGCTCTGGCTTGGCTCCTGCTCCACTTACTTGCAGATCTGCTCGTAACCCTGGGAGGTGATGAGGACTTTGACACTGGACTCGTACACATCGTTGATGTTGGACCAGTGGGCCTGGATCTGGGGGTCTTCTATACGGCTGGCCAGGCTGTCGATGGTCCGCGCCGTCCTGAAACAGACACGAGGGGTGGACTTGCAGTCAATGTTGATTTGCTGTCCTGTAAAATGTTTATTCAGTAACATATTGTTTCATTGTGCAAACATTTTCATGATTTGTGATTTGACAAAAAAGATAAGGGGTACTTTGAGTGAAACAACAAGCCTGACAGAAGaatattattaaaaaataaaacaatatgaCAGTATGAGCTTACCATTGATGTGGTGTGTTTTTGTGCCTACCTGCTGCGTAGGAAGATGTGTTTGGCCTGTTTGATGATCTTCTCCAGTAGGCCCTCATTCTGCTGCAGGTTGGAGATCTCAGCCTTGTCGTAGGCCATGGGCCCTGCCATACGCTGCCTTTTGTGGCCAAAGGGGGCACTAGCCGGATGGGGCATCACTATCGAACTCAGGGTCTGCTTGTGGAACTGTGGGTGGGAAGGGCGGGGCATTTATATTGATCAATATGTATCACAGTTCACACAATCAGCAGTGATACACACATGTGCATATGTATAAGATGAAATAAAACACGGAGGACTTAGTTTGGTCAGTATCTGTCTGAGTACGTCTTTGGTCAACAATATAATTACTAGATGGTCAGGTTCAATTTAGTTCCAGAATTTTCCACCCAGAAAGACTGGCGGACCCACCTCTCTCATGAGCTGGTGCAGGTTGTGTTCTAAAACGTAGAGGTGGTCGTCGGGTTTGGGTTTCTCTGGTGACGCCCTCTGGTTCTTCTTCTCTCCAGTGGAGTGACACAGAGAAATGGACAACTGGAGACCTGCAGGGAGGATAGACAACCGTAATAGTGGTGTAATACAGAAATCTCTTAAGAGTAGGACTCTGCACATCTGACGAGGGGTGAATAACAGCAAAAGCATCTCTGGACACTTAGAACGTACTACTCCAGGtaacagacaacaacaacaaaaacccaTTGATTTTGCAAAATGCATGGTTTCATGGAGTATTCATTTTCCATGGGCTACAATAACTCTCCTAAAAGCATTGTGAAGTGTCCTCACCTGGGAAGGGTTGAGAAATTATCTGGTTCTTGACTACGATGTGGGGGATCTGGGACTTGATCTGAACCGCCTCCCGGGACAGCTGGGCGAAAATCTCCTTACAGAGCAGCACGTTCTGGGCAGCTTCCAGCTTCACATGCCATGGCTGAGTACCTGCTTTAGCTTTAGGCTGCCTCCTGAACAGGCTCACAGTGCCTAGGTCACCTATGTCAGGGGCTTGTTTCTGGATTGAAACCTGGAAGACAACACAATGTTTGAGAGGCCAGGCCGAACATCAACATTATCACAATGAGGTATGTTCCCTGAGCAGTATCTATTCACTTTGATGTAAGCTGATCCCTCCAGATCACTGGGGATCTGGACGTTCAGTGGACAGTAATCCTCCGGGAGCTTCTTGTCCAGGTCGATGTCCGTGTTCTTTATCACCTCAAAGGTGCCGGCATGAGGAAACAAGGATCCTGCAGAGAGATACATGGCATTAGAAATGAGCTATATAATGTCATAAAAACACTGAATGTGCAGAAGGTGGTAAATACTGCAATGACACTAAATGAGACATTTGAGCAGACTTAAAGCCTCCACACCTGCGCTCCTGTAGCTGAGGTCTCCCAGGATCTTGTCTCCTACTTTGCGTAGTTTCCACTGCGAGCGGAGCCGCAGCAGCTCTGAGTtgaagtctctctgtctcctgttctCCTGGTTCTCTGCCACTGACTTGCTTAGTTTATCTGCCCCCTTCAGGAGCAGCTGAGCTGCTGTGGCCAAAGACTTCTTCTTACTGATGAGCTGGAACACCTGGGGTGTCTATAGTAAGGAGTGAGGTAGGGAGgtcaggggagagagagtgaggtcaTAGGTACATGTCAAATAGTCCAGTGGCTTCATCTCCTTCATCTGCAGTGACCTCAAAACATAGGATGGATCAAAGTAAGCAATATGTTGGATGTGTATTGTGTACCGGGAATTAGCTTTCATTATCAGTTTAGTTCTTCCACGTCAGTGCAAATGAAGACAGAATGAAGAAAGAACCACTTAAGACTACTGAGATGCATTGAAAAGATTGAAGTCCGGAGTAAA comes from Salvelinus namaycush isolate Seneca chromosome 34, SaNama_1.0, whole genome shotgun sequence and encodes:
- the LOC120028922 gene encoding mediator of RNA polymerase II transcription subunit 17, with the protein product MSGSGPAVRVSIESSCEKQVQEVSLDGMETYVPPLSMSQNLAKLAQRIDFGQGSDSDEEGAETEPRDPQEWGKQEPEEDEATVKFQPSLWPWDSVRNNLRSSLTEMCVLYDVLSVVKEKKYMALDPVSQDPSAGKTPQVFQLISKKKSLATAAQLLLKGADKLSKSVAENQENRRQRDFNSELLRLRSQWKLRKVGDKILGDLSYRSAGSLFPHAGTFEVIKNTDIDLDKKLPEDYCPLNVQIPSDLEGSAYIKVSIQKQAPDIGDLGTVSLFRRQPKAKAGTQPWHVKLEAAQNVLLCKEIFAQLSREAVQIKSQIPHIVVKNQIISQPFPGLQLSISLCHSTGEKKNQRASPEKPKPDDHLYVLEHNLHQLMREFHKQTLSSIVMPHPASAPFGHKRQRMAGPMAYDKAEISNLQQNEGLLEKIIKQAKHIFLRSRTARTIDSLASRIEDPQIQAHWSNINDVYESSVKVLITSQGYEQICKSIQLQLNIGVEQIRVVHRDGRVITLSHQEQELQDFLLSQMSQHQVHAVQQLAKVMGWHVLSFSNHVGLGSVESIGNASAITVASSNGEYAISVRNGPESGCKVLVQFPRSQSKELPKSDVIQDGKWNHLRGPYKEVHWSKMEGRNFVYKMELLMAALTPCP